One Branchiostoma floridae strain S238N-H82 chromosome 1, Bfl_VNyyK, whole genome shotgun sequence genomic region harbors:
- the LOC118411444 gene encoding tubulin-specific chaperone C-like isoform X2, with the protein MAESEVVIVGETWETTENSLYEEKKGAVVDKIQKREEELAEKREKRRLEKEKTSAEDETSDFFATTFRKEKSAIEKLLDESDSTPKDGLSDHFDVITAAMQKLQKFVTDSTSFLPSYDVRQAQDTIGNLQAALTEKREQLIPKKKFAFKKKKEGVKEPKKKATKVATEVKPGVQVASVVQIECGFADKDSQTLTLQPREIENQDVSLARLTNCTVKLYGSAGTVHISNVTGCRIFTGPVSRSIFVDDCKDTVLVIACQQLRVHHTLDTSFYLHVTSRGIIEDSTRLLFAPYNWAYPDMGEHYKKAGLDKDRNTWDDIDDFNWLASDAHSPNWAVMNEEDRVSSWEP; encoded by the coding sequence ATCGTTGGCGAGACATGGGAAACCACCGAGAATTCTCTCTACGAAGAGAAAAAAGGGGCAGTGGTGGACAAGATACAGAAGAGAGAGGAGGAGCTAGCagaaaagagagagaagagGCGTCTGGAGAAAGAAAAGACGTCGGCAGAAGACGAAACGTCCGACTTCTTCGCGACTACGTTCCGGAAAGAGAAATCCGCCATAGAGAAGCTACTCGACGAGTCAGACTCCACCCCTAAAGATGGCCTTTCCGATCATTTTGATGTCATCACGGCGGCCATGCAGAAACTGCAGAAGTTTGTGACGGACTCTACAAGTTTTCTACCGAGTTACGACGTTCGCCAGGCGCAGGATACGATCGGCAACCTACAGGCCGCCCTGACCGAGAAGAGAGAGCAACTCATCCCCAAGAAGAAATTCGCcttcaagaaaaagaaggaaggagTGAAAGAGCCTAAGAAGAAAGCAACTAAGGTAGCCACAGAAGTAAAACCCGGGGTACAGGTGGCGTCAGTTGTTCAGATAGAGTGTGGATTCGCTGATAAAGACTCTCAAACCCTGACTTTACAACCACGCGAGATCGAAAACCAGGACGTCTCGCTCGCACGTCTGACGAACTGTACGGTGAAACTGTACGGTTCCGCCGGCACCGTGCACATCTCTAACGTAACCGGATGCCGTATCTTCACCGGACCCGTCTCCAGGTCTATCTTCGTGGACGATTGTAAGGACACTGTGTTGGTGATAGCCTGTCAGCAACTACGAGTCCACCACACCTTGGATACAAGCTTCTACCTGCATGTCACAAGCCGCGGGATCATAGAGGATAGTACCCGGCTTCTTTTTGCGCCTTATAACTGGGCGTATCCAGATATGGGAGAACACTACAAGAAGGCTGGACTAGACAAGGATAGAAACACGTGGGATGATATAGATGATTTTAACTGGCTTGCCTCTGATGCACACTCCCCAAACTGGGCTGTGATGAATGAAGAAGATAGAGTGAGCAGCTGGGAACCCTAA